A segment of the Bordetella flabilis genome:
GCCTGCTGACGGCGATGGACGCGTTGTCGGAATACCGCTGGCACACGAAGGCCGCGCGGGACTATTTCTGCAAGGTATGCGGGATCCAGCCCTTCCGCCGCCCGCGCACCGCGCCGGAGCAATGGAGCGTGAATGTGCGCTGCCTGGACGGCGTCGACCTCGACGCGATTCCGATAACGTACACACACGGCAGCCGGTTGGCTTGACGGCGCGACCGGACCGCCACAACCGGAGACAGCTCATGCCCTCCACCCGCACGCTGGTCTTTCGCGATGGATGGTCGGTGCCCGTCCTGGGCCAGGGGACCTGGTTCATGGGAGAGTCCGCGCAGCATGCCGACGCCGAGATCCGTGCGCTGCAGGCCGGCATCGACGCCGGCTTGACGCTGA
Coding sequences within it:
- a CDS encoding GFA family protein, with the translated sequence MKQTYHGSCHCGAVRFEIDADLDHVRVCDCSMCRRRGALLHRIADQDLRLLTAMDALSEYRWHTKAARDYFCKVCGIQPFRRPRTAPEQWSVNVRCLDGVDLDAIPITYTHGSRLA